Proteins from a single region of Streptomyces vinaceus:
- a CDS encoding NUDIX hydrolase: MQWTNLSEQTVYKNRWFDVNLADVELPDGRHLDHFVIRLRPVAVATAVNEANEVLLLWRHRFITDSWGWELPAGVVEDGEDIAVAAAREMEEESGWRPGPLHHLMTVEPANGLTDARHHLYWADGATYIGHPEDDFESSRREWVPLKLVPDMIARGEIPAANMAAGLLLLHHLRLG; the protein is encoded by the coding sequence GTGCAGTGGACGAACCTGAGTGAGCAGACCGTGTACAAGAACCGCTGGTTCGACGTGAACCTCGCCGATGTGGAACTTCCCGACGGCCGGCACCTGGACCACTTCGTGATCCGGCTGCGGCCGGTCGCCGTCGCCACGGCCGTCAACGAGGCCAACGAGGTGCTGCTGCTGTGGCGGCACCGCTTCATCACCGACAGCTGGGGCTGGGAACTGCCCGCCGGCGTGGTCGAGGACGGCGAGGACATCGCGGTGGCCGCGGCCCGTGAGATGGAGGAGGAGTCGGGCTGGCGGCCCGGGCCCCTGCACCACCTGATGACCGTGGAGCCGGCCAACGGGCTGACCGATGCCCGCCACCACCTCTACTGGGCGGACGGGGCGACGTACATCGGACATCCCGAGGACGACTTCGAGTCCTCACGCCGCGAGTGGGTGCCGCTCAAACTCGTGCCGGACATGATCGCGCGCGGCGAGATCCCGGCCGCCAACATGGCGGCCGGGCTGCTGCTCCTGCACCATCTGCGGCTCGGCTGA